The Acinetobacter calcoaceticus sequence TCTTTACGGCGCATGTGTGGGAATAAAATTACATCGCGAATACTTGGTGCATCGGCAAATAACATGACCAAACGATCAATACCGATACCTTCACCTGCTGTAGGTGGTAAGCCATACTCAAGCGCTTCAACGAACTCTGCATCGTAATGCATTGCTTCATCATCACCAGCATCTTTCTCTGCAACTTGAGCTTGGAAACGTTCAGCCTGATCAATCGGATCATTTAACTCGCTAAAACCATTTGCCAATTCACGTCCACCGATGAAAAACTCAAAACGGTCGGTAACATGTGGATTGTCATCATTACGGCGAGCCAGCGGAGATGTTTCAGCTGGGTATTCAGTAATAAATGTTGGCTGACGAAGTTTAGTTTCAACAGTTTCTTCAAATACGATAGTTTGAAGCTTACCTAAACCAAAACCAGGTTTAACTTGTTCTTTTAATTCTTCACGAATAAATTGAGCAAGGAACTCACGATCGCCAACATTTTCCGGTGTAAACTGTGGGTTATTCTCTAAAATCGCATCAAACATAGAGATTTTCTTGTAGGGCCCTTTGAAGCTAAACACTTCACCTTGGTAAGGCACATCAGTTGTACCCAAAATATCCAAGGCCAACTTTTCAATCATATTTTCAGTTAATGCCATCAAGTCTTTATAATCAGCGTAGGCTTGATAAAACTCGATCATCGTAAATTCAGGGTTATGACGTGTTGAAACACCTTCGTTACGGAAGTTACGGTTAATTTCAAACACACGCTCAAAACCACCAACAACCAAACGCTTTAAGTACAGCTCAGGTGCAATACGCAAGAATAATGGCATATCCAAAGCATTGTGATGTGTTTCAAACGGACGTGCAGATGCGCCACCTGGAATCACATGCATCATTGGCGTTTCAACTTCCATGAAACGTTCATTGTTTAAAAACGCTCGAATTCCAGCCACGACTTTAGCGCGGATTTCAAAAGTCTTACGTGTTTCTTCATTCACAATTAAGTCAAGGTAACGTTTACGGTACTTAACTTCTGTGTCATTTAAACCATGAAATTTATCTGGTAACGGGCGAAGCGATTTCGTTAAAAGCTCAAAGCCTTCAAGATGAACATATAAATC is a genomic window containing:
- the lysS gene encoding lysine--tRNA ligase; the encoded protein is MTQQNAQSTSEPTISENDLIAQRHAKLKQIQDVAKETGKSPWPNTFKREHYAADLQEQFKDQSKEQIESAEHVYVKIAGRVMLNRGSFMVIQDMTGRIQLYVDRKGLPKDILETIKGLDLGDIIAAEGYIGRSGKGDLYVHLEGFELLTKSLRPLPDKFHGLNDTEVKYRKRYLDLIVNEETRKTFEIRAKVVAGIRAFLNNERFMEVETPMMHVIPGGASARPFETHHNALDMPLFLRIAPELYLKRLVVGGFERVFEINRNFRNEGVSTRHNPEFTMIEFYQAYADYKDLMALTENMIEKLALDILGTTDVPYQGEVFSFKGPYKKISMFDAILENNPQFTPENVGDREFLAQFIREELKEQVKPGFGLGKLQTIVFEETVETKLRQPTFITEYPAETSPLARRNDDNPHVTDRFEFFIGGRELANGFSELNDPIDQAERFQAQVAEKDAGDDEAMHYDAEFVEALEYGLPPTAGEGIGIDRLVMLFADAPSIRDVILFPHMRRKEG